A single genomic interval of Stenotrophomonas sp. ZAC14D1_NAIMI4_1 harbors:
- a CDS encoding bifunctional aspartate kinase/diaminopimelate decarboxylase has protein sequence MSASPLVDRWIVLKFGGTSVSRRHRWDTIGKLAKKRAEETGSRVLVVVSALSGVTNELTAIADGAPDSRDRVAALVERHEGFLAELGLGREVLGERLAALQGLLDDPRAATRPLEWQAEVLGQGELLSSTLGAAYLHASGLDMGWMDARQWLDAMPPQPNQSDWSQRLSVNCQWRADAEWMQRFRAQPTRLLITQGFISRHADGGTAILGRGGSDTSAAYFGALLGASRVEIWTDVPGMFSANPKDVPDARLLTRLDYYEAQEIATTGAKVLHPRSIKPCRDAGVPMAILDTERPELPGTSIDGSAAPVPGVKAISRRNGIVLVSMEGIGMWQQVGFLADVFGLFKKHGLSVDLIGSAETNVTVSLDPSENLVNTDVLAALSADLSQICKVKVIVPCAAITLVGRGMRSLLHKLSDVWATFGRERVHMISQSSNDLNLTFVIDEADADGLLPILHAELIDSGAMPVEETEVFGPRWREIAGTVRPRGTPWWRGQRAHLLQLADAGTPRYVYHLPTVRARARALAAIKPIDQRYYAIKANSHPAILELLEAEGFGLECVSHGELKHVFQHLPELSPKRVLFTPSFCPREEYEAGFALGVTVTVDNLEALQRWPDLFRNREIWLRVDLGRGEGHHAKVRTGGKDSKFGLPMARVDEFVRTATDLGTRVVGLHAHLGSGVETAQHWRLMCDELAGFARRIGSVQTIDIGGGLPIPYSDEDEPFDLDAWAEGLAEVKALHPAFRLAIEPGRYLVAESGVLLTHATQVVEKDGVRRVGLDAGMNTLMRPALYDAWHDIENLSRQGGYAEAAFDVVGPICESSDVFGKRRKLPVSTAPDDVMLIADAGAYGYVMSNTYNQRAMPREDVIE, from the coding sequence ATGTCAGCTTCCCCCCTTGTCGATCGTTGGATCGTACTGAAGTTCGGCGGCACCTCGGTGTCGCGTCGCCACCGCTGGGACACGATCGGGAAGCTGGCGAAAAAACGTGCGGAAGAGACCGGCTCGCGCGTGCTGGTGGTGGTCTCGGCGCTGTCCGGGGTCACCAACGAACTGACCGCGATTGCCGATGGCGCGCCGGACAGCCGCGATCGCGTGGCCGCCCTGGTCGAACGCCATGAGGGCTTCCTGGCCGAGCTCGGCCTGGGCCGCGAGGTGCTGGGCGAACGCCTGGCCGCCCTGCAGGGGCTGCTGGATGACCCGCGCGCGGCCACCCGCCCGCTGGAATGGCAGGCTGAAGTGCTGGGCCAGGGCGAACTGCTGTCCTCGACCCTGGGCGCGGCCTACCTGCACGCCTCGGGCCTGGACATGGGTTGGATGGACGCCCGCCAGTGGCTGGACGCGATGCCGCCGCAGCCGAACCAGAGCGACTGGTCGCAGCGCCTGTCGGTGAACTGCCAGTGGCGCGCCGACGCGGAGTGGATGCAGCGCTTCCGCGCGCAGCCGACCCGTCTGCTGATCACCCAGGGCTTCATTTCCCGCCACGCCGACGGCGGCACCGCCATCCTCGGCCGCGGCGGTTCTGATACCTCGGCGGCGTACTTCGGTGCGCTGCTGGGCGCCAGCCGCGTGGAAATCTGGACCGACGTGCCGGGCATGTTCAGCGCCAACCCCAAGGATGTGCCGGACGCGCGCCTGCTGACCCGCCTGGACTATTACGAAGCGCAGGAAATCGCCACCACCGGCGCCAAGGTGCTGCACCCGCGCTCGATCAAGCCGTGCCGCGATGCCGGCGTGCCGATGGCCATCCTCGATACCGAGCGCCCGGAACTGCCGGGCACCAGCATCGATGGCAGCGCCGCACCGGTACCGGGCGTGAAGGCGATCAGCCGCCGCAACGGCATCGTGCTGGTGTCGATGGAAGGCATCGGCATGTGGCAGCAGGTCGGCTTCCTGGCCGATGTGTTCGGCCTGTTCAAGAAGCATGGCCTGTCGGTGGACCTGATCGGTTCGGCCGAGACCAACGTCACCGTATCGCTGGACCCGTCCGAGAATCTGGTCAACACCGATGTGCTGGCCGCGCTGTCGGCCGACCTGTCGCAGATCTGCAAGGTGAAGGTGATCGTGCCGTGCGCGGCCATCACCCTGGTCGGCCGTGGCATGCGTTCGCTGCTGCACAAGCTGTCGGACGTGTGGGCCACCTTCGGCCGCGAGCGCGTGCACATGATCTCGCAGTCGTCCAACGACCTGAACCTGACCTTCGTCATCGATGAAGCCGATGCCGATGGCCTGCTGCCGATCCTGCATGCCGAGCTGATCGACAGCGGCGCGATGCCGGTGGAAGAGACCGAAGTGTTCGGCCCGCGCTGGCGCGAGATCGCCGGCACCGTGCGCCCGCGCGGCACGCCGTGGTGGCGCGGCCAGCGTGCGCACCTGCTGCAGCTGGCCGACGCCGGTACGCCGCGCTACGTCTACCACCTGCCGACCGTGCGTGCCCGCGCCCGCGCGCTGGCCGCGATCAAGCCGATCGACCAGCGCTACTACGCGATCAAGGCCAACAGCCACCCGGCCATCCTTGAGCTGCTGGAAGCCGAAGGCTTCGGCCTGGAATGCGTCTCGCACGGCGAGCTGAAGCACGTGTTCCAGCACCTGCCCGAGCTGTCGCCCAAGCGCGTGCTGTTCACCCCCAGCTTCTGCCCGCGCGAAGAGTACGAAGCCGGTTTCGCGCTCGGTGTCACCGTCACCGTGGACAACCTGGAAGCGCTGCAGCGCTGGCCGGACCTGTTCCGCAACCGCGAAATCTGGCTGCGCGTCGACCTGGGCCGTGGCGAAGGCCACCACGCCAAGGTCCGCACCGGCGGCAAGGATTCCAAGTTCGGCCTGCCGATGGCGCGCGTGGATGAGTTCGTGCGCACCGCCACCGACCTGGGCACCCGCGTGGTCGGCCTGCACGCGCACCTGGGCAGCGGCGTGGAAACCGCGCAGCACTGGCGCCTGATGTGCGATGAGCTGGCCGGTTTCGCCCGCCGCATCGGCAGCGTGCAGACCATCGACATCGGTGGCGGCCTGCCGATTCCGTACAGCGACGAAGACGAGCCGTTCGACCTGGATGCCTGGGCCGAGGGCCTGGCCGAAGTGAAGGCGCTGCACCCGGCGTTCCGCCTTGCGATCGAGCCGGGCCGCTACCTGGTGGCCGAATCGGGCGTGCTGCTGACCCATGCCACCCAGGTGGTGGAAAAGGACGGCGTGCGCCGCGTCGGGCTGGATGCCGGCATGAACACCCTGATGCGCCCGGCGCTGTATGACGCCTGGCATGACATCGAGAACCTCAGCCGCCAGGGCGGCTATGCCGAGGCGGCGTTCGACGTGGTCGGCCCGATCTGCGAATCCAGCGATGTGTTCGGCAAGCGCCGCAAGCTGCCGGTGTCCACTGCGCCGGACGATGTGATGCTGATCGCCGACGCCGGTGCCTACGGCTATGTGATGTCCAACACCTACAACCAGCGGGCGATGCCGCGCGAAGACGTGATCGAGTGA
- a CDS encoding PhzF family phenazine biosynthesis protein — protein MAAFRYLQLDVFAHQPGSGNPLGVVLDADGLSAGRMQALAAWLNLSETVFFLRPSAPGADYHIRIFTPGSELPFAGHPSVGAAWAAVTCGLATPRDGGALVQQCAAGLLPVRVSGPADAPSIELASPPARHLPTAPGQVPEPLQALAASGHAPELWDNGPRWWLLPLRDAAAVRSLAPDMAALRDWTNATGATGVAVFADEAGAGHSRVVRAFCPGDAVNVPEDPVTGSANALIGAWLRARGALSGGGGAYVASQGREVGRDGRVHVRVDAEGTVWIGGQVQPVIDGSIHW, from the coding sequence ATGGCCGCCTTCCGCTACCTGCAGCTTGATGTCTTCGCCCACCAGCCCGGCAGCGGCAACCCGCTGGGCGTGGTGCTGGACGCCGACGGGCTGTCCGCCGGGCGCATGCAGGCGCTGGCGGCCTGGCTGAACCTGTCCGAGACGGTGTTCTTCCTGCGCCCCAGCGCCCCCGGCGCCGACTACCACATCCGCATCTTCACCCCCGGCAGCGAGCTGCCGTTTGCCGGCCACCCCAGCGTCGGCGCGGCCTGGGCGGCGGTGACCTGCGGCCTGGCCACGCCGCGCGACGGCGGCGCCCTGGTCCAGCAGTGCGCTGCCGGCCTGCTGCCGGTGCGGGTGAGTGGCCCGGCGGACGCGCCCAGCATCGAACTGGCCAGCCCGCCGGCACGCCACCTGCCGACCGCGCCCGGGCAGGTGCCGGAACCGCTGCAGGCCCTGGCCGCCAGCGGCCACGCGCCCGAACTGTGGGACAACGGCCCGCGCTGGTGGCTGCTGCCGCTGCGCGATGCCGCCGCCGTGCGCAGCCTGGCCCCGGACATGGCCGCCCTGCGCGACTGGACCAATGCCACCGGCGCGACCGGGGTGGCGGTGTTCGCCGATGAAGCCGGCGCTGGGCACAGCCGCGTGGTGCGCGCGTTCTGCCCCGGTGATGCGGTGAACGTGCCCGAGGACCCGGTGACCGGCAGCGCCAACGCGCTGATCGGCGCCTGGCTGCGTGCGCGAGGTGCCCTGTCCGGCGGCGGTGGCGCGTACGTGGCCAGCCAGGGCCGCGAAGTCGGCCGCGACGGCCGCGTCCATGTCCGCGTCGATGCCGAAGGCACGGTGTGGATCGGCGGCCAGGTACAGCCGGTGATCGACGGCAGCATCCACTGGTAG